CTTGAATCGCGAAGGCGCCAGCAGTGCACGGAAACGGTCGCGCTTGGCCTGATAGAACGCCGGCAATTCCAGGTAGTGCTGCGGCGTGCTGGCCATGAATTCGGCGAACGCCACCTGCGCCGGATGGAAGGTGCAGAAGGTGAGGTATTGATGCACCTTGCGGAACTCGGCGCTCAGCGCGGCCGGCGCCACCGCGTAGCCGACCTTCCAGCCGGTGCAGTGATAGGTCTTGCCGAAGGAGGACACCACGAAGCTGCGCCCGGCCAGTTCCGGATGGCGCAGCACGCTTTCGTGCTGGGCGCCGTCGTAGACGATGTGCTCGTAGACCTCGTCGGACAGCACCACGATCTTCGTGTCGCGCACGATCGCCGCCAGTTCGTCCAGATCCGCCGCAGACAACACCGCACCGGACGGGTTGTGCGGCGTGTTGATCATGATCATGCGCGTCTTCGGCGTCACCGCCTCGCGCACGCGCTGCCAGTCGATCGAGAACGCCGGCACGGTCAGCGGGATGTGCACCGCACGCGCGCCCTGCAGGTCGATCGCCGGCTCGTAGCAGTCGTAGGCCGGGTCGAACACGATCACTTCCTCGCCCGCGCGCACCGTGGCGGCGATCGCCGCGAAGATCGCCTCGGTGGCGCCGGAGGTCACCGTGATGTCGGTATCGACGTTGAGCTTGCGGCCATACAGGCGTTCGGTCTTCAGCGCGATCTGCTCGCGCAGCGCCGCGGTGCCGTGCATCGGCGCGTACTGGTTGCGGCCGTCGTTCATCGCGTGATTCAGCGCGTCGCGCAATGCCTGCGGCGGCTCGAAGTCGGGAAAACCCTGGCCCAGGTTCACCGCCTTGTGCTCCAGCGCGAGCTGGCTCATCACGCTGAAGATGGTGGTGCCGACTTTCGGAAGCTTGGTTTCGATCATTGTCATTCGGCCGTATGGATGTCCATAAAGGTTCAAGCGTAGCGCATCAGGACTTCGGCAGCGCATCCAGCGGGCGCTGCTTGCACTGCTCGTGCTTGAGCAGGGTGGTGACCGGCAGGCGCTCGGCCAGGAAATCCACCAGCGCCCGCACGCCGGGCAGCATGCCGCGCCGGCTGGGGTAGACGAAATGCATGGTGCCCTCGGGCATGCTCCAGTCCGGCAGCACCACTTCGAGATCGCCCGCCGTGATCGCCGGCGCGCAGACGAACTCCGGCAGCAACGCCACGCCCATGCCGCGGCGGGCGGCTTCCAGCAACACGGCGAAATCGCCGGTGATCAGGCGTGCATGCACCTCCACGTTGACCTGGGCGCCGCCCGCGTCGGTCAGCTCCCACGTCTGCGCGCCCTCGTGCTCGCGCATCGACAACGCCGGCAGCCTGGCCAGTTCGTCCGGGGAGGTCGGTCGCCCCTGCGCCTTCAGCAGTGCCGGACTGGCCACCAGCTTGGTGCGGGAGTTGCCAAAGCTGCGCACCACCAGGTTCGCATCGGTATCCAGCTTGTTGCGCACGCGGATCGCCAGGTCGTAGCCCTCGCCGATCACGTCGACCCGGCGATCGCTGGAAAGCAGGCGCACCTGCATCTTCGGATACTGCGCCAGGAAGTCGGGCAGCAGGTAGGCCAGCACCGTCTGGGTCAGGGACACCGGGCAACTGAGGCGCACCACGCCACGCGGCTCGGCGCGCAACTCGTCCACTGCATCCTGCGC
This is a stretch of genomic DNA from Rhodanobacter sp. FDAARGOS 1247. It encodes these proteins:
- a CDS encoding LysR substrate-binding domain-containing protein; the encoded protein is MTVLSGALQDLNDLYFFAAVVEHAGFSAAGRALGVPKSRLSKRVAQLEERLGVRLLQRTTRRFVVTEVGERFYAHCRAVLEEAQAAQDAVDELRAEPRGVVRLSCPVSLTQTVLAYLLPDFLAQYPKMQVRLLSSDRRVDVIGEGYDLAIRVRNKLDTDANLVVRSFGNSRTKLVASPALLKAQGRPTSPDELARLPALSMREHEGAQTWELTDAGGAQVNVEVHARLITGDFAVLLEAARRGMGVALLPEFVCAPAITAGDLEVVLPDWSMPEGTMHFVYPSRRGMLPGVRALVDFLAERLPVTTLLKHEQCKQRPLDALPKS
- a CDS encoding pyridoxal phosphate-dependent aminotransferase, with the translated sequence MIETKLPKVGTTIFSVMSQLALEHKAVNLGQGFPDFEPPQALRDALNHAMNDGRNQYAPMHGTAALREQIALKTERLYGRKLNVDTDITVTSGATEAIFAAIAATVRAGEEVIVFDPAYDCYEPAIDLQGARAVHIPLTVPAFSIDWQRVREAVTPKTRMIMINTPHNPSGAVLSAADLDELAAIVRDTKIVVLSDEVYEHIVYDGAQHESVLRHPELAGRSFVVSSFGKTYHCTGWKVGYAVAPAALSAEFRKVHQYLTFCTFHPAQVAFAEFMASTPQHYLELPAFYQAKRDRFRALLAPSRFKLLDVPGGYFQLVDYSAIRDEDDLSFSRWLVEQGGVAAIPLTPFYEQAPGTRLLRLCFAKSDATMEAAAERLCKL